In one Candidatus Nitronereus thalassa genomic region, the following are encoded:
- the dnaB gene encoding replicative DNA helicase — MPQTDHSELRLPPQNLEAEQSVLGAILLDNTSLSKAFEVITEEDFYRGSHRMIYQAMVELSESNEVVDQITLTALLKSKGQLEQVGGGAYVAELVQAVPSASNIRYHCKIVREKALLRGLIRTATEVVTRGYDEVGQSDDLLEYAEREIFQLAQGRLGRSFVPVNQIIKESIEIVDRLYNRKEKITGVPTGFTELDEITAGLQASDLIIIAGRPSMGKTSLALSMAEHAAIRAEMSVGIFSLEMSKAQLVLRMLSSQASLDSHALRTGQLTEKDWRYLCDAADRLERAKIFIDDSGALTVQQMRGKARRLIAEHGLDLLIIDYLQLMQGRSDSESRQQEISDISRALKALAKELNIPVVALSQLSRAVENRTDKRPVLSDLRESGAIEQDADVVMFIYRDEVYNPDTEDKGIADILVRKHRNGPTGDRQLFFHDRYAKFADIARNEVT; from the coding sequence ATGCCTCAGACTGATCACTCCGAACTTCGTCTCCCTCCTCAGAACCTTGAAGCTGAACAGTCGGTTCTTGGCGCCATATTGTTGGATAATACCTCCCTGAGCAAGGCCTTTGAGGTCATCACAGAAGAAGACTTTTATCGAGGGTCCCATCGGATGATCTATCAGGCCATGGTCGAATTATCCGAATCTAATGAAGTCGTGGACCAAATTACTTTAACCGCACTGCTGAAATCCAAGGGACAGCTAGAGCAAGTGGGGGGAGGAGCCTATGTGGCCGAGCTGGTTCAGGCCGTCCCGAGTGCGTCCAATATTCGTTATCACTGCAAAATTGTTCGTGAAAAAGCCTTGTTACGCGGGTTGATCCGAACGGCAACAGAAGTGGTCACGAGGGGCTATGATGAGGTTGGCCAATCCGATGATTTGTTAGAATATGCGGAACGAGAAATCTTTCAACTTGCCCAAGGTCGATTGGGACGCTCCTTTGTCCCGGTGAATCAAATCATTAAGGAAAGTATCGAGATTGTCGATCGGTTATATAACCGGAAAGAAAAAATCACGGGTGTCCCGACAGGGTTTACGGAATTAGATGAAATCACAGCAGGGCTCCAAGCCTCAGATCTCATTATTATTGCGGGTCGTCCCAGCATGGGAAAAACCAGCCTTGCATTGAGTATGGCAGAACATGCCGCGATCAGAGCGGAAATGTCGGTGGGGATTTTTAGCTTGGAAATGTCCAAGGCGCAGTTAGTCCTGCGGATGCTGAGTTCACAGGCTTCGCTGGATTCCCATGCTTTGCGGACTGGCCAATTGACGGAAAAAGATTGGCGCTATCTCTGTGATGCGGCTGACCGGCTTGAGCGGGCCAAAATCTTTATCGATGATTCCGGGGCTCTCACTGTGCAACAAATGCGAGGAAAGGCCAGGCGCCTCATTGCGGAGCATGGTCTAGATTTGCTGATCATTGATTATTTACAATTAATGCAAGGGCGGAGTGATTCGGAATCTCGCCAGCAAGAAATTTCGGATATTAGTCGTGCCCTGAAAGCTTTGGCCAAGGAGCTCAATATTCCAGTCGTGGCCCTTTCTCAGTTGAGCCGTGCAGTGGAAAATCGGACGGATAAACGGCCGGTTCTATCAGATCTTCGGGAATCTGGAGCGATTGAGCAGGATGCGGATGTGGTCATGTTCATTTATCGCGACGAGGTTTATAATCCTGATACAGAGGATAAAGGTATAGCCGACATTCTTGTCCGAAAACATCGGAATGGTCCCACTGGTGACCGACAGCTGTTCTTTCATGACCGCTATGCTAAATTTGCCGACATTGCTAGAAATGAAGTGACCTAA
- a CDS encoding tetratricopeptide repeat protein, with translation MFNRVLLSPRKHPLVRRWQERLLVTFLVVPVAVVSCAAVPEPASESMPQPVSSELALPPLAYYHFLQGYLAELDEDFPGALEQYRAGLQFDPNSAYLRFRMASLYFTSGNIQKSMDLLEQIDVNAFSDTRVLTQMAKMFAGAGKTESALELFDQAIEKGPDRSQSYLEKGIFLLNMKQLADAETFMARSVELAPHVPIGYFYLGKVYQEQGKTEEAKENYRQTIARAPYFERGHRELFQLLESNGQVQEAVLVLEEYLSEVNPHHKKFRQELIRLLLSQKEYSRALQELDFMIEDDPEDLNAQVRRALVFAEMKDAPRAIEEMTSIVKLHPSKLQVRDYLGLLHEQTEQFDRAIKVYQTNIDLDPTFYDSRIHLGYLLYRLKRYDEAVPHLHHAVELNPGNAEPHLLLGLTYTQSEKHRLALDTFEQGLERHPKNVDLRFNLGAAYDKVGRFPDVVREMEAVLELNPDHADALNYLGYSYADRDVNIEKAVALTRRAVALKPDNGYYVDSLGWALFKMGRIKEALNEIKRAAELVKDDPVIFEHMGEIYLKENDRDNARQAWLRSLKLDPTNGKLKDRYKGEGFGDPGVASESSAQPQVSQYAE, from the coding sequence ATGTTCAATCGGGTATTATTATCCCCGCGAAAACATCCCCTCGTCCGGAGGTGGCAAGAGCGCTTGCTGGTCACGTTTTTAGTCGTTCCGGTGGCCGTGGTGTCCTGTGCAGCGGTGCCAGAGCCTGCATCAGAATCCATGCCTCAACCAGTTTCTTCTGAACTCGCACTTCCCCCGTTAGCCTACTATCATTTTCTGCAAGGGTACTTGGCTGAACTGGATGAAGATTTCCCTGGAGCCCTTGAGCAGTATCGCGCGGGGCTCCAATTCGATCCCAATTCTGCCTATTTGCGGTTTCGAATGGCGAGCTTATATTTCACCTCTGGAAACATTCAAAAATCCATGGATTTGTTGGAACAAATAGATGTGAATGCGTTTAGCGATACTAGGGTGTTGACCCAAATGGCTAAAATGTTTGCAGGTGCGGGGAAAACCGAGTCCGCTCTGGAATTATTTGATCAGGCGATTGAAAAAGGTCCTGATCGCTCTCAAAGTTACCTTGAAAAAGGGATCTTTTTACTGAATATGAAACAATTGGCTGATGCCGAGACCTTCATGGCTCGAAGTGTCGAATTGGCCCCTCATGTTCCTATTGGGTATTTCTATTTAGGCAAGGTCTATCAGGAGCAGGGAAAAACTGAAGAAGCCAAAGAGAATTATCGGCAAACTATTGCTCGCGCTCCGTATTTTGAGCGGGGACACCGTGAATTGTTTCAATTGTTGGAATCAAATGGTCAAGTGCAAGAAGCCGTGTTGGTTCTCGAGGAATATCTCTCAGAGGTAAATCCCCACCACAAAAAATTTCGGCAAGAACTGATTCGATTGCTATTGAGCCAAAAAGAATATTCCCGTGCCTTACAAGAATTAGACTTTATGATTGAAGATGATCCTGAGGATTTAAACGCCCAGGTGCGCCGAGCTTTGGTTTTCGCGGAAATGAAGGATGCTCCCCGAGCCATTGAGGAAATGACGAGTATCGTGAAACTTCATCCTTCAAAGTTACAAGTTCGAGATTATTTGGGCTTGCTTCATGAACAGACCGAGCAATTTGATCGAGCCATCAAAGTCTATCAAACCAATATTGACCTAGATCCCACATTCTATGATAGTCGGATTCATCTGGGATATTTATTGTACCGACTGAAGCGGTATGACGAAGCCGTACCTCATCTCCACCATGCGGTGGAACTGAATCCTGGAAATGCGGAGCCGCATTTGTTGTTGGGTCTTACCTATACTCAATCGGAAAAGCATCGATTGGCTTTGGATACATTTGAGCAAGGCCTTGAGCGACATCCTAAAAATGTGGATCTACGATTTAATCTTGGCGCAGCGTATGACAAGGTAGGACGATTCCCCGATGTGGTTCGTGAAATGGAAGCGGTATTGGAACTCAATCCAGATCATGCGGATGCCTTGAATTATCTTGGGTATAGTTATGCGGATCGTGATGTCAATATTGAAAAAGCGGTAGCCTTAACCCGACGAGCAGTCGCGCTGAAACCTGACAATGGATATTATGTCGATAGCTTAGGCTGGGCGTTGTTTAAAATGGGGCGCATCAAAGAAGCTCTCAATGAAATCAAGCGTGCCGCAGAGTTAGTCAAGGATGACCCCGTGATTTTCGAGCATATGGGTGAAATTTACTTAAAGGAAAATGATCGCGATAATGCGAGACAAGCCTGGCTGCGATCGCTCAAATTGGATCCCACCAATGGAAAGTTGAAAGATCGCTATAAAGGGGAGGGTTTTGGGGACCCCGGAGTCGCCAGTGAATCATCGGCCCAGCCCCAGGTGAGTCAATATGCGGAGTAA
- a CDS encoding type IV pilin protein produces MFSTNHPQRGFSLTELMIVVAIIGILAAIAIPNFMRYQARAKQSEAKSNLVAIHTGEIAYFAENNSYIDDFNAIGFAVTGSSQRYYYELGNTSSGTLPPGCTASTLDNVSTSGFTAVAIGNIDGDPTCDVWTIDEGKTLVNVINDVSS; encoded by the coding sequence ATGTTCAGTACGAATCATCCTCAACGGGGGTTCAGCTTGACCGAGCTGATGATCGTAGTGGCCATTATCGGGATTTTAGCCGCGATCGCCATCCCCAATTTCATGCGGTACCAAGCCAGGGCAAAACAATCAGAAGCCAAAAGCAATCTCGTCGCAATCCATACCGGGGAAATCGCCTATTTTGCAGAGAATAATAGCTATATTGATGATTTTAATGCCATTGGTTTTGCGGTGACCGGATCTTCTCAGCGGTATTACTATGAGCTTGGTAATACGAGTTCAGGAACTCTACCACCTGGCTGTACTGCGTCGACGCTTGATAATGTGTCGACGTCAGGATTTACCGCTGTGGCGATTGGAAATATCGACGGAGATCCAACCTGTGATGTTTGGACCATTGATGAAGGAAAAACTTTAGTCAACGTCATCAACGATGTTTCGTCCTGA
- the shc gene encoding squalene--hopene cyclase, translating to MDLFKNILGRLSDSFFTSVQVGLKSRPRKRKSPSLKLVSDNPNPVPMVEPLLAKSGHSPVGHAEAIEETLQRSKAWLLSQQDVEEGFWVEELEADTTLTSEYLMLRRYLGLADAEREAKAIRYLQHTQLEDGGWPIFNGGPIDISASVKAYFALKLAGVSQDEPYMQKARQVILDKGGVVSANVFTKITLALFGQYDWRGIPSMPPEIILAPKGFYFNLYAVSYWSRVVIVPLLIIFAFRRTCEISPEEGIDELFLIPRDQVQYRVEPPFQKDRSLCSWRNFFVWVDGILKVYEQYPINSLRKRAIKKAEAWMLEHMEGDGGIGAIYPAMANSVFALCALGYPTTHPLIAKALREIEALEIETPITENGQCLDRLHMQPCHSPVWDTALTLNTLIEAGLPLDHPALLKGASWLRSCQTSTVGDWIVSSPSAKPGGWYFQFENEWYPDVDDTAAVVTALTKLSPHHPADVDEAVRRGSEWALAMQSSNGGWGAYDKNNDRLIFNRIPFADHQALLDPPTSDLTGRCLEMLGTFGYDQSHPSVAPALEFLRKEQEDDGSWYGRWGVNYLYGTWCVLAGLEAIGEDMSSPWIQKAVAWLESKQNVDGGWGESCTSYADPSWSGEGESTASQTAWALMALLSAGVADSLSVVRGVNYLLRHQQSEGTWQEPFHTGTGFPRVFYLRYHGYSKYFPMWALAMYRNVRSHGCTRAEEIRHKAQLSRRPK from the coding sequence ATGGATCTATTTAAGAATATTTTAGGGCGTTTATCTGACAGCTTTTTCACTTCGGTTCAAGTCGGATTAAAGTCCAGGCCACGAAAACGAAAGAGTCCTTCCCTGAAACTTGTTTCTGACAATCCCAATCCCGTCCCGATGGTTGAGCCCCTCCTCGCGAAATCGGGGCATTCTCCCGTTGGCCATGCAGAAGCTATTGAAGAGACGTTGCAGCGAAGTAAGGCCTGGTTATTGAGCCAGCAGGATGTTGAAGAGGGATTTTGGGTAGAAGAATTAGAAGCAGACACCACGTTGACCTCAGAATATCTTATGCTTCGCCGCTATCTTGGTCTGGCAGATGCGGAACGAGAAGCAAAAGCCATTCGATATTTACAGCATACTCAATTGGAAGATGGAGGATGGCCAATTTTTAATGGGGGTCCTATCGATATTAGCGCTTCAGTGAAGGCCTATTTTGCACTCAAATTAGCTGGGGTGTCTCAGGATGAGCCCTATATGCAAAAAGCCCGTCAGGTCATTTTGGACAAGGGGGGAGTGGTTTCAGCAAATGTGTTTACCAAAATCACCTTGGCGTTGTTTGGGCAATATGATTGGCGGGGAATCCCGAGTATGCCCCCTGAAATCATTTTAGCTCCCAAGGGATTTTATTTTAATCTCTATGCTGTTTCCTATTGGTCCAGGGTTGTCATCGTTCCCTTGCTCATTATTTTTGCCTTTAGACGAACGTGCGAAATATCTCCGGAAGAAGGCATTGATGAGCTGTTTCTCATTCCACGTGACCAGGTTCAGTATCGAGTCGAACCTCCATTCCAAAAGGATCGCTCCTTGTGCAGCTGGAGAAACTTTTTCGTTTGGGTTGATGGCATTCTGAAAGTCTATGAACAGTATCCCATTAATTCATTACGCAAAAGAGCTATTAAAAAGGCAGAGGCATGGATGCTGGAGCATATGGAAGGCGATGGGGGTATCGGTGCCATCTATCCAGCCATGGCTAATTCTGTTTTTGCCCTTTGTGCACTTGGCTATCCCACCACACATCCTCTCATTGCCAAAGCCCTTCGTGAAATTGAAGCGTTGGAAATTGAAACTCCTATTACTGAAAATGGGCAATGCCTCGATCGGCTTCATATGCAACCTTGTCATTCCCCTGTATGGGATACGGCTCTGACATTAAATACGCTTATTGAAGCTGGCCTCCCTTTGGATCATCCTGCACTTCTTAAGGGCGCTTCTTGGTTGCGGTCCTGCCAAACCTCGACGGTGGGCGATTGGATTGTTTCTTCACCGTCCGCCAAACCCGGCGGGTGGTATTTCCAGTTTGAAAATGAGTGGTATCCTGATGTCGATGATACCGCAGCGGTGGTGACCGCGTTAACCAAGCTTTCCCCTCATCATCCGGCTGATGTAGACGAGGCAGTTCGGCGTGGAAGCGAGTGGGCCCTCGCCATGCAAAGTTCCAATGGTGGATGGGGCGCGTATGACAAGAATAATGATCGACTAATTTTTAATAGAATTCCCTTTGCAGACCATCAAGCGTTACTTGATCCTCCGACCTCGGACTTAACGGGTCGTTGCCTGGAAATGCTGGGTACGTTTGGCTATGACCAATCTCATCCGTCGGTGGCTCCCGCTTTAGAATTTCTACGAAAAGAACAAGAGGACGATGGCAGCTGGTATGGCCGCTGGGGAGTGAATTATTTGTACGGGACCTGGTGTGTCTTGGCCGGTCTTGAGGCGATTGGGGAAGACATGTCCTCCCCCTGGATTCAAAAGGCGGTGGCCTGGTTGGAGTCAAAGCAAAATGTGGATGGCGGGTGGGGCGAGTCGTGTACCTCCTATGCCGATCCTTCCTGGTCTGGCGAAGGCGAAAGCACCGCGTCACAAACGGCTTGGGCACTCATGGCTTTGCTTTCTGCGGGTGTCGCCGACTCCCTTAGTGTCGTGCGTGGCGTCAATTACCTTCTCCGTCATCAGCAATCTGAGGGTACCTGGCAGGAGCCGTTTCATACGGGCACGGGTTTTCCTCGTGTATTCTATCTTCGATATCATGGATACAGTAAATATTTTCCAATGTGGGCGTTAGCCATGTATCGGAATGTCCGAAGCCATGGTTGTACCAGGGCGGAAGAAATCCGTCATAAGGCCCAACTCTCCAGAAGGCCGAAATAA
- a CDS encoding MlaE family lipid ABC transporter permease subunit — translation MLWIIGIGERTLALVQSMGHMVLFLLRAIAWFFRPPFRFHQILKQLHFIGYKSTFVVVLTAVFTGMVLALQGYYSLQKFGSEALLGSAVALSMIRELGPVLASLMVTARSGSAMTAEIGIMRITEQIDAMETMAINSLQYLISPKIIAALVAVPLLVAIFDVVGIYGGYLVGVKLLGVSGGSYWSSIESAVEWRDVYGGIIKSLSFGLIISWVCCYKGYFTKMSAEGLGKATTEAVVLSSVFILVWDYFLTSVLL, via the coding sequence ATGCTGTGGATAATTGGAATTGGAGAACGTACGCTAGCGCTCGTTCAAAGTATGGGCCATATGGTGTTGTTTCTTCTTCGTGCCATTGCATGGTTTTTTCGTCCCCCTTTTCGGTTTCACCAGATTCTCAAACAATTACATTTCATTGGATATAAGTCCACTTTTGTAGTGGTTCTTACTGCCGTGTTTACGGGAATGGTGTTAGCTCTTCAGGGGTACTATTCCTTACAAAAATTCGGGTCAGAAGCGCTGCTAGGATCAGCGGTGGCACTGAGCATGATTAGGGAGCTTGGCCCAGTGTTGGCATCCTTGATGGTAACCGCCAGGTCAGGGTCCGCAATGACGGCGGAAATCGGAATCATGCGGATTACCGAGCAGATTGATGCCATGGAAACCATGGCGATTAATTCCTTGCAATATCTGATTTCTCCGAAAATAATAGCCGCTCTGGTTGCTGTTCCGCTGCTGGTGGCTATTTTTGATGTCGTAGGGATTTATGGCGGCTATCTCGTTGGGGTGAAGCTATTGGGTGTGAGCGGAGGATCCTATTGGAGTTCCATCGAATCCGCAGTGGAATGGCGTGATGTGTATGGGGGCATTATAAAGTCTCTAAGTTTTGGGCTTATTATCAGCTGGGTCTGTTGTTATAAAGGGTATTTTACGAAGATGAGTGCCGAAGGACTGGGGAAGGCGACCACGGAAGCCGTGGTCTTGTCTTCAGTGTTTATTCTTGTCTGGGATTATTTTCTCACATCGGTCTTGCTCTGA
- a CDS encoding ABC transporter ATP-binding protein, whose translation MITLKGVEKNFGKQRILQGVDLIIPTGKLTTIIGPSGEGKSVLLKHMIGLLKPDRGEVWVDDVEISHLNDRDLNEVRRRFAMLFQAAALFDSMNVFDNVAFPLREKGLAPESDIPRIVDGLLERVGLVGMGHKHPSELSGGMKKRVGLARALVMGPEIILFDEPTTGLDPLMAKTIHDLIRSMHRVFGFTAVMVSHEIPEIFAISDWVAMLKHGKVIAMAPSKEFQSIKDPIVREFISVNEGSVA comes from the coding sequence ATGATTACTCTAAAAGGTGTCGAAAAGAATTTTGGCAAGCAACGTATTCTCCAGGGGGTGGATCTGATTATACCCACGGGGAAACTCACCACCATTATCGGTCCGAGCGGTGAAGGAAAAAGCGTACTGTTGAAACACATGATAGGATTACTGAAACCGGATCGTGGTGAAGTCTGGGTGGATGATGTTGAAATTTCCCATCTGAATGATCGAGACCTCAATGAAGTCCGTCGTCGTTTTGCCATGTTGTTTCAAGCGGCGGCGTTGTTTGATTCCATGAATGTTTTTGATAACGTGGCCTTTCCGCTCCGGGAAAAAGGATTGGCTCCCGAATCTGACATTCCCCGAATTGTCGATGGTCTGTTGGAGCGCGTGGGGTTAGTGGGAATGGGGCACAAGCATCCCTCTGAGCTTAGCGGAGGCATGAAAAAACGCGTTGGGTTAGCTCGTGCCTTGGTGATGGGACCGGAGATTATCCTATTTGATGAACCGACGACCGGGTTAGATCCCTTGATGGCTAAGACGATTCATGATTTAATTCGTTCCATGCATCGAGTATTTGGGTTTACCGCGGTTATGGTGAGCCATGAAATTCCTGAAATCTTTGCCATCTCTGATTGGGTGGCCATGTTGAAACACGGCAAAGTTATTGCCATGGCTCCATCGAAAGAATTTCAATCTATTAAAGATCCCATAGTTCGTGAGTTTATCTCGGTGAACGAGGGAAGCGTTGCTTAA
- the mlaD gene encoding outer membrane lipid asymmetry maintenance protein MlaD has translation MERRLEFSVGVFVLIGLVCLSYLAVQLGKLELVGGDYYEVQAEFSSTSGLKSGAPIEIAGVQVGRVRGIKLQDYHASVTLAVDEGVKVYSDAIASIKTRGIIGEKFMELSPGGSGEVLKPGDTIQDTEAGIDLEQVIGQFIHGNVE, from the coding sequence ATGGAACGACGTCTTGAATTTTCCGTTGGGGTGTTTGTCCTGATTGGGCTGGTTTGTTTGAGTTATTTAGCCGTCCAACTAGGAAAACTTGAGTTGGTTGGTGGGGACTATTATGAAGTTCAAGCCGAGTTCTCTTCCACATCTGGACTTAAATCTGGAGCCCCCATTGAAATAGCCGGCGTGCAAGTAGGGAGAGTCCGCGGCATCAAATTACAAGATTATCATGCGTCGGTAACCTTGGCTGTTGATGAGGGCGTCAAGGTCTATAGCGATGCTATTGCGTCCATAAAAACCCGAGGTATTATTGGTGAAAAATTCATGGAATTATCACCCGGTGGTTCTGGAGAGGTACTGAAGCCTGGAGATACGATTCAAGATACCGAAGCCGGGATTGACCTTGAACAGGTCATTGGGCAGTTCATTCATGGAAATGTGGAGTGA
- a CDS encoding ABC transporter substrate-binding protein, with protein sequence MSHWWCKRVRSLCRWSQAMAFLVFSALGAFVMFPESVAAVEAGSATEALKETIDRVLLVLGDEQLKKPERVDDRVAALEKIIEKRFDYEEMGKRTLGLEWQKLSPDQQKEFVGLFQKFLSSTYAGNVDGYSGEQVEYLKERRKGDFAEVQTKVSSKKLVVPLDYRLLKNSSTWRVYDVVIDGVSLVKNFRGQFSRIMKANGYEGLVGKLRAKTSKGGVK encoded by the coding sequence ATGAGCCATTGGTGGTGTAAACGGGTACGCTCTTTGTGTCGGTGGAGTCAGGCGATGGCTTTTTTGGTTTTTTCGGCTCTTGGTGCCTTCGTCATGTTTCCCGAATCAGTTGCCGCAGTGGAAGCAGGTTCGGCAACAGAAGCTCTCAAGGAAACGATTGATCGGGTGCTGTTGGTATTGGGTGATGAGCAATTGAAGAAACCCGAGCGCGTGGACGATCGGGTCGCGGCCTTGGAAAAAATTATCGAAAAACGGTTTGATTATGAGGAGATGGGAAAGCGCACTCTTGGCCTAGAATGGCAAAAGCTTTCTCCTGATCAACAGAAAGAGTTTGTTGGTTTATTTCAGAAGTTTCTCTCAAGTACTTATGCTGGCAATGTCGATGGGTATTCTGGGGAACAGGTGGAATATCTCAAGGAGCGTCGAAAGGGAGATTTTGCGGAAGTTCAAACCAAGGTATCTTCTAAAAAACTTGTGGTGCCCTTGGATTATCGCCTCCTGAAAAACTCTAGTACTTGGCGCGTGTATGATGTCGTCATCGATGGCGTTAGTTTAGTAAAAAATTTCCGTGGTCAGTTTAGCCGGATCATGAAGGCCAACGGATATGAAGGTCTGGTGGGGAAGCTCCGAGCAAAAACGAGTAAAGGTGGCGTGAAATAA
- a CDS encoding tetratricopeptide repeat protein has protein sequence MCRRAWLYVGFIVGLFVLPFSSLSNPLDSKDIDYPASLEAHLQELHQAYLDSPNNFTILINLASTYLDAGDDFYIDTVKRIEAYQAGADFAKKALALNQQDAQAHFLYAANLGHIAQLQSVLVSAFLIREIKGHVEESIRLSPNYAPALHMMGMILDGLPWFLGGDADESVSYLERAVAADPHYTHARLNLGKIYLKQGRKQAAQEQFLLVTQASSPRGRYAWTHRYNPEAQRLLRQ, from the coding sequence ATGTGTCGTCGGGCGTGGCTTTATGTAGGGTTTATAGTTGGGTTATTTGTTCTGCCTTTTTCTAGTCTTTCCAACCCATTGGACTCTAAGGATATTGATTACCCCGCCTCTCTCGAAGCTCATTTGCAAGAATTACATCAGGCGTATCTTGACTCTCCCAATAATTTCACAATTTTGATAAACCTTGCGAGCACCTATCTCGATGCGGGGGATGATTTTTATATCGACACCGTCAAGCGGATAGAAGCCTATCAGGCTGGGGCTGATTTTGCGAAAAAAGCCCTTGCTTTAAATCAACAAGATGCCCAGGCCCATTTTTTGTATGCGGCGAATCTTGGTCATATAGCTCAACTCCAAAGTGTCTTGGTTTCGGCGTTTCTCATTCGTGAAATCAAGGGGCATGTGGAAGAATCGATTCGATTGTCGCCCAATTATGCTCCAGCGTTACATATGATGGGAATGATCTTGGATGGGTTGCCGTGGTTCTTAGGAGGAGATGCGGATGAATCGGTTTCCTATCTGGAGCGCGCTGTGGCCGCCGATCCTCATTATACTCATGCCAGGCTCAACTTGGGAAAAATCTATCTTAAGCAGGGCCGAAAGCAAGCAGCCCAGGAACAATTTTTATTAGTCACGCAGGCTTCATCCCCGAGGGGAAGATATGCCTGGACTCACCGTTACAATCCTGAAGCGCAAAGACTTCTTCGTCAATAA